A window from Thermoleophilaceae bacterium encodes these proteins:
- a CDS encoding LysM domain-containing protein, with protein MRFVAPLAIVAFVIAFIVVVSSSGGGGSSSGGSSTGSATRTSGSTTTTGTGKRSKSHRRTYTVRAGDTLGAIAIKTGVSVSTLESLNPGLDPQGLVAGQKLKLRE; from the coding sequence ATGCGGTTTGTCGCGCCGCTTGCGATCGTCGCCTTCGTGATCGCGTTCATCGTCGTGGTCTCGAGCTCCGGCGGTGGTGGCAGCTCGAGCGGAGGGTCCTCCACCGGCAGCGCCACGCGCACCAGCGGCTCCACCACCACCACCGGCACCGGCAAGCGCTCCAAGTCCCACCGGCGCACCTACACCGTCCGGGCGGGTGACACGCTCGGCGCGATCGCGATCAAGACGGGCGTGAGCGTCTCGACCCTCGAGAGCCTCAACCCGGGCCTCGACCCGCAGGGCCTGGTGGCCGGACAGAAGCTAAAACTGAGGGAGTGA
- a CDS encoding HU family DNA-binding protein, with amino-acid sequence MTKAEFVDQVASQSGLSKGDATKAVDTALDVIESTLSRGGEINFTGFGKFSVAERGARQGVNPQTGERIQIAASRVPRFSAGSALKKAVKG; translated from the coding sequence GTGACGAAGGCCGAATTCGTAGACCAGGTTGCATCCCAGTCTGGTCTGTCCAAGGGCGATGCCACGAAGGCAGTGGATACCGCCCTCGACGTGATCGAGTCCACCCTCTCCCGCGGCGGCGAGATCAACTTCACCGGCTTCGGGAAGTTCTCGGTTGCCGAGCGGGGAGCCCGCCAGGGCGTCAACCCGCAGACCGGGGAGCGGATTCAGATCGCGGCCAGTCGCGTGCCTCGCTTCAGCGCCGGTTCGGCTCTGAAGAAGGCCGTCAAGGGCTAG
- a CDS encoding D-alanyl-D-alanine carboxypeptidase family protein — MTGAPRIRPRLIAVCAAAAALSASAAAPAAGSASPPSLSSTAAIVIDARSGAVLFSQHGNSRRAIASTTKLMTARLALQRAKPTDEFTAPAYNAGPAESVIGLRKGERMTVHDLLRALLLPSANDAAWDLAYNIGGSSVSSFVREMNREAVRLRLRHTHYENPIGLDDPDNYSTAHDLARLAALDMRNPAFARIVDKTHATLRSGSHVRTVINRNDLVEHYRYVDGVKTGHTQQAGYVLVGAAHRSDVNVISVVLGEPSVAKRDSDSLALLRWGLRQYHRVGVFQARRALVSVPIHQHSGRAPLVPARSLSLTVRRGVPVHVRPLPPAELKGPLPAGRRVGRVQVMVGDRVASTVPLVTATSVPGPSFVRRFESALRDVLITLVVLFVLLAGTLVALRVRVVRRQRARSAR, encoded by the coding sequence GTGACGGGAGCGCCAAGGATCCGGCCGCGCCTGATAGCCGTCTGCGCCGCAGCAGCGGCGCTCAGCGCAAGCGCAGCGGCGCCCGCCGCCGGCTCGGCGAGCCCGCCGTCTCTCAGCTCCACGGCCGCCATAGTGATCGACGCCCGCAGCGGCGCCGTGCTCTTCTCACAGCACGGGAACTCGCGCCGCGCGATCGCGAGCACCACCAAGCTGATGACCGCACGGCTCGCGCTCCAGCGCGCAAAGCCGACCGACGAGTTCACCGCGCCCGCGTACAACGCGGGGCCTGCGGAGTCGGTGATCGGGCTGCGCAAGGGCGAGCGGATGACGGTGCACGACCTGCTGCGCGCGCTGCTCCTGCCGAGCGCGAACGACGCCGCTTGGGACCTCGCGTACAACATCGGCGGCTCGTCCGTGAGCTCGTTCGTCCGCGAGATGAACAGGGAGGCCGTGCGCCTGAGGCTGCGTCACACGCACTACGAGAACCCGATCGGCCTCGACGACCCGGACAACTACTCGACGGCGCACGACCTCGCCCGTCTGGCCGCGCTCGACATGCGCAACCCGGCCTTCGCACGGATCGTCGACAAGACGCATGCCACGCTCAGAAGCGGCTCGCACGTGCGCACCGTGATCAACCGCAACGATCTCGTCGAGCACTATCGCTACGTCGACGGCGTGAAGACGGGGCACACGCAGCAGGCCGGCTACGTGCTCGTGGGCGCCGCGCACAGGTCGGACGTGAACGTCATAAGCGTGGTGCTGGGCGAGCCGAGCGTGGCCAAGCGCGACTCCGACTCGCTGGCGCTGCTGCGGTGGGGGCTGCGCCAGTACCACCGCGTCGGCGTGTTTCAGGCGCGCCGGGCCCTGGTGAGCGTCCCGATCCACCAGCACAGCGGCAGGGCGCCACTCGTGCCGGCCCGCTCGCTGTCCCTGACCGTGCGGCGCGGCGTTCCGGTGCACGTGCGACCGCTCCCGCCTGCGGAGCTCAAGGGACCGCTACCGGCCGGACGCCGGGTCGGCCGGGTGCAGGTGATGGTGGGGGACAGGGTCGCGAGCACCGTGCCGCTCGTAACGGCGACGAGCGTGCCGGGACCGTCCTTTGTGCGGAGGTTCGAAAGCGCCCTGCGTGACGTGCTCATCACGCTTGTCGTGCTGTTCGTCCTGCTGGCCGGTACGCTCGTGGCGCTGCGGGTGCGAGTGGTGCGCCGGCAGCGCGCGAGGTCCGCACGATGA